In Girardinichthys multiradiatus isolate DD_20200921_A chromosome 10, DD_fGirMul_XY1, whole genome shotgun sequence, the sequence aggggacggcccaggacacgctggagggactatgtctctcggctggcctgggaacgccttgggctccccctggaggagctggaggaggtgtctggagagagggacttctgggcgtctctgctgagtctgctgcccccgcgacccggtcctggataagcggaagacgacgaacgaacgaatgaACTTTTGCTTGATATCCTCTACAAACCGCAACTGTAACTTTTAAACTATAAGCAGATTAGCAACGAACCACAAGCAACAGCAGTAAGACTAACTTAAAACTACTTCCGGTGTTTCGCCGGAAGTTCTACCCATAATCGCAACTACATAGGCCCTCCCAAGAATAAGGTGGATAACTTTGTGCTTTTAGGACCAGTTTTATTAAGGCATGATATTCGCTTTTCACCACAGCGGTTTATAGCCGTAAtgttttccggtcgagaaccatggccttggacttggaggagctgatcttcatcccagccgcttcacactcggctgcgaactgccccagtccatgctgtaggtcttggttagagggggcCTGCATAACCACGTCATCAGCAAAACGAAGAGATGAAattcactggtccccaaaccagaccccctccggcccttggctgcgtctagaaatcctgtccataaaagttatgaacaggaccggtgacaaagggcggccctgccggagtccaacatgcaccgggaaaaTGTCAGACttggtgccggcaatgcgaaccaaactcctgctctggtTGTACAGATAAAGGACCCCCCAACTCCGCACTCCTGGAGCAGCCCCTATAGGGCACCACCAGctgctctgttctgcatatttctgcCATTTTTTTAAGGGGAAATATTTCTGTGAGAGCCAAGAGCAGCGCATTCTACACAGATTTTGCGGCGTTATATGTATACTTTTGGAACGGCGTCGATGAATGTGTGCTACAAGCAAGAGACGGCGTTCTCTCCCAGAACGTGTTGTTAAGCAACACCCAGCTGAACAGGTATGTTTTTATAACTTTATTCACCTTTGATACCAGCAACAATGGCTTGTTAAGTTCGAAGagacgttttgttctgtttaaagcggaccaaaagtagCAGGAGTGAATCCACCTGCATCTTTATGAACATGCCTTTAGTCAAGCTGCGGCACTTTGTTGTCCCATCGTCTGAGAAAAACACGGTCCCAGTCTTCATTTGCCGTCCTCAGCACAAAACTCAGACGTTATTTGGTCCAATGTTTCATCCAcggtttaaaactttttttgggAAGCCATTGCGCTTAAAAAACCAAATAATTCAACAcgagaaattatttttttttaaaacacatacaCGCTCAGCTGCATAATCAGTTCTGCCCTGTTTGCCCTGTGGATTTTTCAAGTAAGCTCCGTTACGAATGTCCATTACTAGAGTTTGGATGGGCCGAATTCCACAAATGACCCCTCCTTTTCATCCTTAGAGCCAGTAGAATAAAGTTATCTCCAGGTCATTCACGTCAATCCCACCAATCAGGAAGCAGAGCCCGAGACTTCTGGTTTAATTATTTCTTGGCGGCCCAGTACCAATTGATCCACGGGCCCGTACCGGTCCGCGGTCCGGGGAATGGGGACCACTGCTGTAATGAAACCCAACtctgattcagatcggggaggtgattcctcccaatcatgcctctccaggtgttactgtcgtttcccacttgggtgttgaagtcccccagcagaataactgAGTCTCTGGGAGAGGCAGTatgcagcacccccaacagggacgccatgAATGCCAGGTACTCCACACTCTGCACATGACCCCACTGGGGTAAATCctaacacgagacggctgagcaacaagcaaacccaccccagctcgccCCCTCTCCCCACGGGCCACTTCAGAGTATAAGAGACTCCGGCCTCTCTCGAGAACTTGGGCTCCGGACCCCACGgtgtgtgtggaggtgagcccgactatttctagttgatatctctcgacctacCGCACGAGCtaaggctccttcccccccagcgagaaGACATTCCACGCCcatagagccagcctaagcatccggagatcgggcTGATTTACAGATTTACTGGTCCTCATGATGCCGTCTTGAACTGCTTTTTGTCTGACTCGTCACCCacagcctgtttgccatgggagaccctaccagtgGCATTtgggccccagacaacataccCTCTTGGGTctttcgagcactcaaacccttcCACCACATTAGgttggcggttcaaggaggggttaattaatatttaaagtatttttacatttgcatttaaaCATGTATGGTATGCATACATTGAATATTGTATTTCCTTTACATATAGGCTGTTTAAGACAGatggttattttattttcaatgaaAATTCTGAATGTGTATTTCTGGCCTTTAGGTCTGGGTTTTTGTTTGAACAGGAATCATCCCATGGATCCACAGATGGGGAGCTAAATGAACTAAAATCATGGACTCTGACTGaatttttgaaatgaaaattttgtcatttgtgataaattattctgtttttgttttgttttttttgtgcgaCCAATATAATATATACACTTAACCTGAAACCGCTGCATCCCGTTTCTACATTCACACCTCAGGCTCCTTTAAAGGAGACTCCTCTGTTACCACTTTTGTAGCTGCAGTCAACCACTTAGCCTATATGCGTTACATAGAGGTTCTGAGGACTTTGAGGAGTTTTGGTTTTAAAAGCTTCTCCTGGTGAATCTTCCTCAGGAAAACAAAACTTGTCATAATCATATGGGTCGGTTTTCTCTGTAAAGTCAGACCTTTGTGATGTTTTTAAGGGTTTGGATTAAATGAATACATCATGTGAAAACAGCACAAAAATAGGTCCTTTTCTAACAGCGCTTATGAGTCCTAGTTCTGTATTACACTCccctttgttgcatttaattgaTTGTTCTTTTGTTCTCTTGTTTTAATCCCGCTTATAAATCTGTTTGTTAATTTTCCTCCATGATAAGTGTGGAAATATATGCATAGAAGTTctggctctacaaagtatttGCGCTCAGGGCATCCAAATGGCTAGCACCACCCTGCACAGGTGTATTATCCTTTCATCTGTCCCTCCCTCCAGTTTCTAAGGAACACTATCTCCATCATGTTGGACTTTCAGTAGGATGTTCCAAAAGTCCTGAGGATAACCAGGATGTGTTTTGATCAATTGGAGATGACCCTTGGTGTCCTTTTTGTACAGCAGGATTCTCGCCTTGGAACTTTCCCATTGATGCCATTTCAAACCAGGGACTTTCTTATTGTTCAGTTGTGAACATTGACCTTGAATAGGgaaagtgaggcctgcagtggtTTAGATGTTGTCCTGGGATTTTTTGTTACCTCTTAGGTGAGTTTTCTTGGAGTCATTTTGGTAGGCAggtcactcctgggaaggttcattGTTGTTCCACATCGTCACTTTTTGAAGGAGAATGGCTCTCGCTGTGGTTATCTGGACTCCCAAATCTTTACAAATgtctttgtaaccctttccaggcaGATGGATTTCAATGACTTTCTTATGGACCAGGATCAGCATGGTATTCATATTCCAGGAGTATGTTCTGTTTTCACAGCATTCCATGGGAAACTTATTCTACCACAAGTATAAAGCAGTAGCACAAACATAGCACAGTTTGTACCTCGGGAAGAACAGATAGCTTGAGGGagtcagcagccagaccagAAAGGCAGCCGTTGCTTGTTTTGGTTCTTTCCCGAGCAACAAGTAATGAAGTGCATCGTTTCACAGACGTTGTTGCTttttcaaaatcagaatcagctttattgccaagttcgtacatacaaacaaggaatatgactccagtacactttgctctttgggtttttttgttttgtttttttgtttaatgcgttataagatacatttatgcatatatctttatgtccttaaatatacatatatacaaaggtgcatttgcaacatctgtatgctgttgttttgttctctattaaatgttcaacagagaaacagcctggaggaagaaactgtctctgtggcggctggttttagtgaacagtgctctgtagcgccacctgaaggtaaaactctgaacagtttatgtgcagggtgtgtggggtctgcagagattttagcagctcttttcttgaccctagacctgtataagtcctggatggagggaaggtcagccctgattattctctctgcagtcctgattattcgttgcagtctggacctgtcctgtttggtggatgatccaaaccacactgagatggatgaagacaagacagactgaatgatggcagtgtagaagatgaccagcagctcctgtggaaggttgaacttcttgagttgcctcaggaagtacagtctctgctggaccttcttccgaacagtgtctatgtgtgaagaccatctcaggtcctcagagatggtggttcctaagaacctgaagtggtccacggccgatacagtgttgttgaggatggtgaggggggtgtatgggggtggtgttctccgaaagtccaccaccatttccacagtcttgagtgggttcagttcaaggtagttctgaccgcaccagtgtaccagccgatccacctgctgtctgtatgcagactcatcaccatcctggatcagtccaatgacagtggtgtcatctgcaaacttaaggagtttcacggacgagtccgatgaggtgcagtcatttgtgtacagagagaagaggagtggagatagaacacatccctggggggaaccagtacttattgatctggatcgggagaagatgctccccagtgtcatctgctgctgttggtctgtcaggaagctgttgatccactgacaggtggaggctgggacgttgagctgggtgagcttctggtggaggatgtctggtatgatggtgttgaaggtggagctgaagtctacaaacaggatcctggcgtacgtccctgggtggtcgaggtgttgcaggatgaagtgtagacctaagttaacggcatcatctgccgacctgtttgctcagtaagcaaactgcaggaggtccagcagggggcctgtgatgtctttcaggtgcttcaacaccagctgctcaaaggatttcatgaccacagacgtcaggactacaggcctgtagtcatttaatcctaggatggtgggtttcttgggaaccgggatgatggtggatcgtttgaggcaggaggggacctcacatttctccggtgacttgttgaagatccttgtgaagatcggagcgagttgatttgatcaggctttcagacatgatggggagacgttatcaggtcctccagctttctttgttttcatgcgctgaaagagcctgtttacatcttcctcggagatctttagtgcaggtagaggatctgaaggcagggggttggttgctttctgggaagaacttgttcctgaatgggatgtggaggagatgatttgaggtgtgaatggcttcttgtcatgtctgcagtagaagccattcagacggttggccaggagacgactctgttcaggatgggtggaggggctcctataggcagtcaggtttctcagaccagtccatacagctgaagtgtcaccagtagaaaggatgttcttcagcttctcactatagcttctcttagctgctttgatctccttagttagtttgttcctggcctgcctgtaccgcgcccaatctccactgctgtgaacttcttccttatccctgcgcagattcctgaggtgtggagtaaaccatggcttgttgttcccaaaggtgcagaaggtcttggtctgcacacatgtcctcacagaaacggatgtatgatgtcaccacatcagttagttggtttaagtgttttatttttttattgttaaaatgaaACATCTGACATCCAAAGGTttcattattaaattaaaacaattagcGTTATGTTTTCACAAAACCGTAGTAGGACTTAATGTCATGGTATGCTCTTTGATCCTGACCCATTGCCTGGCTTCTCGTAGCTCGTCTTGCCTCATGTCTTCTAGTACGCTCGTTCTCTTCCTTCTCCGTGTATGACCCTAGCCTGAAGACCATTACAGTTGAAAACATTACAAATTGGGAAAAAGTACTTGATATTTCTAGGGCTTTCTAAAGCTCTCTTTGAGTGCAACTTAACTCTTGGACAAGTTGTTTGACTTTTCTTTGGACTCCTCTGTCAGAAGTCTTTCTACGGACACCTGACTTTGACGATTCTATGGTGGAATTATGTTCTTTCCAGTTCAGGATTATGGTTCCAGCGACGCTCACTGGAACATTCAGAAGCTCACAAATGCAGCTGTAACCATTGTTTGTATGCTTTGCGATAGTGAGACCTTTTTGTGAAGATGTCTTTGCTTTGACCACTCTGTGCATTCTTTAGTAATAAGAAACATTTATATAGGCCATTAATTAAGAGAATTGAGGTGTCTGGGTGAAACTGCTGCCCcagcgacctggtcccggataagcagatgACAACAAGTACGAATACTTTTTTGAATAATTATTTCTTTTGATTTGAGGTGTAAATTGTATTACAGTGCTTTtataagaaatgtttaaacagaGAAAAGGTTGACGTGTTCATTAATTATTTTACCTGCTTTAAAACCCGATTATTCCACATAGAAACTGGTTACAGATATGTAGTATGAAAAAAGATGCTAGACGGGAAGACTAAAGTAGATTCAATATATGGTTGTTGGAAATAAGCGAATAGATCATGGCATAAATcaacagatataaaaaaaaagcaaaataaaaggataagaaAACATTATACGTAAATAATTGAATGTAACCAAAGCACCTAAAtatatgtttattaaaaaatgacCCAGTGCAACCTTAGGTCAAAATACTTTCTAATATACATGATGTGCTTCaatgtttcctgcagatgttaagcagatggttaaagaagaagctcctgtaaaccacagaccttgtgctgacctacatgacccaaagccccaccacataaaggaggaacagaagGGAGTCTGCATCAGTCTGGGAGGAGAGCGGttcaatgggaaggaggagattaATGCCCCCGGGTTTGCGGTCACTGTTAGTCCCATAAAGAGTGTGGATAATAAACTAtcccctctgctctcacagctttatcaagaccaGATTAAAGCAAGAGAGCTTCCAGAAGACATCAGTGGAGGAAAAGAATCCGTCAGGATACAAGATCATGgagatggttccatttcctTACAGactgagaaggatgaagaggatgatgatgtAAAGCACACCGTCTCTGAgctgaaacacttgtcagacTCTGGACTGAAAACTAAGGACATGAACAATGACTGGAAGGAGAGCAGAGCACATAGATTTTTGACAGAGAAGAGAAATGTGGAACGACCAAGAGAAGTCCAGACAGGAGTaaagtttagctgtgaagactgtggtaaaacaCTTATTGGAAAACGCACTTTAAACATGCATAaaagaatccacacaggacagaaacctttctgttgtgatctatgtggacaactATTTAGCtgtaaatcatctttaaacagacacatgagaatccacactggagagaaacctttctgttgtgatctatgtggacaacgaTTTAGttgtaaatcatctttaaacacacacatgagaatccacactggagagaaacctttcagttgtgatctatgtggacaaagatttaaccaaaaagcacatttaaacacacacatgagaatccacacaggacagaaacctttcagttgtgatctatgtggacaactATTTAGttgtaaatcatctttaaacagacacatgagaatccacacaggacaggaacctttctgttgtgatatGTGTGGACAGAGATTTAGccgaaaaacacatttaaacaatcacatgagaattcacactggagagaagcctttttgttgtgatctatgtggacaaagatttagttgtaaatcatctttaaacacacacatgagaatccacactggagagaaacctttcagttgtgatctatgtggacaaagatttagccgaaaaacacatttaaatgatcacatgagaatccacactagagAGAAGCCTttttgttgtgatctatgtggacaaagatttaactataaatcatatttaaatagacatatgagaatccacactggacagaaacctttcagttgtgatctatgtggacaaagatttaaccaaaaagcacctttaaacagacataggagaatccacactggacagaagcctttctgttgtgatgtgTGTGGAGAGAGATTTACCCAAAAagcaagtttaaacacacacatgagaatccacattggacagaaacctttctgttgtgatctatgtggacagagatttaaccaaaaagcacatttaaacagacacgTGAGAattcacactggacagaaacctttctgttgtgatgtgtgtggacaaagatttagccaaaaagaaaatttaaacacacacatgagaatccacactggacagaaacctttctgttgtgatgtgTGTGGACAGAGATTTACCCATAAAGcaagtttaaacagacacatgagaatccacactgaaAGGAAAATGGCTAAGCTCTGAATATTCACTCAAACTGGAGAGCTGCTGTCGGGTGTTTCTCTGCGATGTCATTAAAGGCAACAGTCTTCAATTagttttacctttttttctagtggttattttttgttatttattttactcttaaaacattttaatttacagatttgatgtttttgttttttaagctcTCTTTACTGTAGATGGATGAAGTGAGGAAAACCATAGCTCCCCCATACTATAGGGAAATTTACTGgcaaaaatcaagagcacatattttcaatttgagagcaggatttcattctgcttgcactcgaaacttctgctttctttcaaatatactctgttctctctcaaatctttgtttctgcagtCTGATTTAATGCTTCTTGCATAGATAATTTTTCCTCCTGCTTGCTTCATCCTCCATGCGCACAAACTTGCTCTCTGCTCGAATCAATACTGCGATCTGAAGTTTCTAACCTGCTCGCAAATTCTTTTTGCTCTCTCTGAGATTAAAGTCTTATCTCCTAGCAACAATatcagccaatagaatgacagtgtGCAACTGCTAGGTCACAGGCTTAGTTGGGTATCcgcttgtttccttctactgacTGCCTGTGTTGCTACAATTGATGATTGAGAACATATTGCATTTGGCTCAGAAACTGCTCCAGAATTTGATGCCTCAGCAGAGTCTGTAACAATGGTAGAAAGTAGAACATTatagttattttattgtaaattatgGAAGGTGAAgaataagcatttatttataaaatgtatgattCAGATATCATAGCTACCCCaataagtaaaaagaaactgtttaattTAACCCAACAAGGACCAAACCCTTAAAATGTAAGGTTAGCTTCATCACCGTTTTactgaaaatattgttataCAGTGATTTTGTAAGTCATTAACTTCATCTTTGATGTACTAGATGAATTAGCAAATTTACAAAGCAATTTTTAAATTTGTCTTCCACTGAAAAGATGTTTGCTtgtcatattttaatgtttatgttAATAGAAACAGACATACATATTAAACTattgaatgtttaaaatcattacAGGATAGTTTGAATTATCCATTGTCGTTATACTTTGCTGAGTTGAGTTATCCATTGAAGTTGATTgacctatttcacaaaattgcGATGTGCACCAAATACATAGAAACACTTACTCCCAGATTTTGCTCCGTATGACCTGTCAGGGAAGTAGCAACACAGGTACGCTCAGTAGAAGGAAACGAGCGCACCCCAACTAAGCCTGTGACCTAGCAGTTGCacactgtcattctattggctgGTATTGTTGCTAGGAGATAAGACTCTAATCTCAGAGAGAGCAAAAAGAATTTGCAAGCAGGTTAGAAACTTCAGATTGCAGTTTTGATTCGAGCAGGAGGAAAAACTATCTATGCAAGAAGCATTAAATCAGagtgcagaaacaaagatttgagagagaacagagtatattcgaaagaaagcagaagttttgagtgcaagcagaatgaaatcctgctctcaaattgaatttatgtgctcttgatttttgcCAGTAAGTTTTCCCCATAGATAATCCTTTTTTTCAATGGATGAAAAAGGCTTAAACTAAGTCTTAAATGGGCTTTCCAAATTCCTGATTCCCGGTCCTTTAGGGACTTAATCACTTTATGTATATTACATATACTTGTACGTACGTATATTCGTATTGATACTCGTAAGAGGGATGTGTCGAAGCATTTTACTTCATTCTGTTCTTGACATAAGAGAATAAGTTCCTGCCCAAagattaagttttgttttgtccAGCACTGCAAGTAAGCTGTCCAAGAATGACTCGGACATGGCAGACATGGGAAGATTAATAAAGTTATTGTAAAACGGTCACGTAGGCTGGTTCTGATCTCCTACAGATGTGATATTACATTATTTCAGGAATCTGCTGAGAATCTGTTGTTATGGTTGCCAGTGGATTTGTGCATTAAGCTTCTAAAATAGACAAGAGCTCAACCCTGTTAAAAATTTATGAACAGTGCTCAAAGCTATGGTATACAAAAACTACTAGAAAAGAAACTACAACCTTCTAAATATTAGGTGTGGTTTGTAAATACGCTTCAGTCTGTATGTATAGTTCTGAACCTATGTGGATAAGAGAAAAATTTCAATCAATTCACacttgattaaaaaacaaacgtAAAATAAACCAGCAAAGTTGGTGTCctggcaaaaaaaaactaactaatAAAGCATTAAAAACCCCAAATAATTGTGGTATTCCTGcccatgatgagtgtatgtaaacctctgacctgAACTGTAGATCTGCAGCATATACCAGAGGAGACCCCATACCCAGCAGGATGAGAAGTACATAATCATGTATGCTAATGGTTTGGGTTGCATTCATGTGAGTTAATATAACACAGCATGTTTTCCAGTGTCATCGTGTCGGTTTGACTCAACTGGTTGACTTGGACCAACATCTCAACCATAAGCTTTCCTGACAACTTCTCCCTCCACTGTTTTCTGAGCTAATCCTCCTCCTGATGATCATAAAGATATT encodes:
- the LOC124874992 gene encoding gastrula zinc finger protein XlCGF57.1-like isoform X2 gives rise to the protein MVKEEAPVNHRPCADLHDPKPHHIKEEQKGVCISLGGERFNGKEEINAPGFAVTVSPIKSVDNKLSPLLSQLYQDQIKARELPEDISGGKESVRIQDHGDGSISLQTEKDEEDDDVKHTVSELKHLSDSGLKTKDMNNDWKESRAHRFLTEKRNVERPREVQTGVKFSCEDCGKTLIGKRTLNMHKRIHTGQKPFCCDLCGQLFSCKSSLNRHMRIHTGEKPFCCDLCGQRFSCKSSLNTHMRIHTGEKPFSCDLCGQRFNQKAHLNTHMRIHTGQKPFSCDLCGQLFSCKSSLNRHMRIHTGQEPFCCDMCGQRFSRKTHLNNHMRIHTGEKPFCCDLCGQRFSCKSSLNTHMRIHTGEKPFSCDLCGQRFSRKTHLNDHMRIHTREKPFCCDLCGQRFNYKSYLNRHMRIHTGQKPFSCDLCGQRFNQKAPLNRHRRIHTGQKPFCCDVCGERFTQKASLNTHMRIHIGQKPFCCDLCGQRFNQKAHLNRHVRIHTGQKPFCCDVCGQRFSQKENLNTHMRIHTGQKPFCCDVCGQRFTHKASLNRHMRIHTERKMAKL
- the LOC124874992 gene encoding gastrula zinc finger protein XlCGF57.1-like isoform X1, which encodes MRRQQLKRWQSAAVGEISQTTEEDKEDQLRNNILEADFNPKVLPHRLDVKQMVKEEAPVNHRPCADLHDPKPHHIKEEQKGVCISLGGERFNGKEEINAPGFAVTVSPIKSVDNKLSPLLSQLYQDQIKARELPEDISGGKESVRIQDHGDGSISLQTEKDEEDDDVKHTVSELKHLSDSGLKTKDMNNDWKESRAHRFLTEKRNVERPREVQTGVKFSCEDCGKTLIGKRTLNMHKRIHTGQKPFCCDLCGQLFSCKSSLNRHMRIHTGEKPFCCDLCGQRFSCKSSLNTHMRIHTGEKPFSCDLCGQRFNQKAHLNTHMRIHTGQKPFSCDLCGQLFSCKSSLNRHMRIHTGQEPFCCDMCGQRFSRKTHLNNHMRIHTGEKPFCCDLCGQRFSCKSSLNTHMRIHTGEKPFSCDLCGQRFSRKTHLNDHMRIHTREKPFCCDLCGQRFNYKSYLNRHMRIHTGQKPFSCDLCGQRFNQKAPLNRHRRIHTGQKPFCCDVCGERFTQKASLNTHMRIHIGQKPFCCDLCGQRFNQKAHLNRHVRIHTGQKPFCCDVCGQRFSQKENLNTHMRIHTGQKPFCCDVCGQRFTHKASLNRHMRIHTERKMAKL